In Marispirochaeta sp., the genomic window TCTATTCCCCTGAAACAGCGAAGTCTCGATACCCGGTCTCGGTAGGCATCCAAGGCGGCCAACTCTTCGATCCGCTGATTATAGCGGTCTACCTTTTCCTGTTGGTCGTGTACTTCCTGCAGATATTCAGTAAACGTTTCCTGGTCGACCTCATCATGAAACAGTTGCCCCTTCAGCCATGTATAGTGGGCAATTGTCCAAGAATTTTTTCCCTCGGTGAAACATCGTCCATGACGCAGTAGAAAGGACAACAGGTTCTGTTTTGCTCGTCCTAGAGCCTTTTTCCGGGTATTTCTCAGCCGTGTATAATTTTTTACCGCTTCATCTTGTGGCGTCGGTATATGCACGGCACTGTAGGTCCCCCACGCCAAGTGTCTGGCCAGTTCTTCAGCATCTATCCTGTCTGTTTTTATGTGATTGCCTGGTGCTTTCGGCAACGTAGTCGGGGCCATAATCACACAGGGGATATCTGCTTTCGCCAAATCCCGGTAGAGTCCGTATCCGGTTGGACCTGCTTCATAACCGCAGAGTACTGTACACTCAGGATGTTCCTTTTGTAGTTTTCGTACATATTTGATCACCAGAGAGCTCTTGCTGGCGATTCTGGTTTGCCCGAAACTCTTCTGGGCTGAAAAGTTGAATGAACACAGCGAGTAAGTATCTTTGTGGACATCGATTCCAATGTGCGTTACAGTATTCATCTAGTGACCTCCATTTGCATGCGGTAGCCGCATACGTTGATTTTGTTATTCCCAGTATGCCCGGTGAATCCACGATTTGCAAACTGGGGGTCACTTCATATTGTCTAAAAGGGATAAGCCCATGACCATAATAAGTGCCATAATCCGTCTTTCAGATTTCAGGTACAGACTCTCTGCAAAGAATAATGGATCTTTCTGCAAAGAATAATGGATCTTTCAGAAACCGGAATCCACGTTCAACGCTTATTCCCTGTGCTTTGTAGACAGACAGTAAGGAGTCTGTATCAAGTACTTTTGAATCGAGTTCATTGGTTGCGATAATGAAATAAC contains:
- a CDS encoding IS110 family transposase; this encodes MNTVTHIGIDVHKDTYSLCSFNFSAQKSFGQTRIASKSSLVIKYVRKLQKEHPECTVLCGYEAGPTGYGLYRDLAKADIPCVIMAPTTLPKAPGNHIKTDRIDAEELARHLAWGTYSAVHIPTPQDEAVKNYTRLRNTRKKALGRAKQNLLSFLLRHGRCFTEGKNSWTIAHYTWLKGQLFHDEVDQETFTEYLQEVHDQQEKVDRYNQRIEELAALDAYRDRVSRLRCFRGIETHTALSFISEIGDFSRFANSQQFSSFLGLVPKENSSGQRERRGSITKAGNERLRLLLIEGAKSTLRSNIYGKKSKRLLARQKGNDPDVIAYADRANRRLHRVYNNLVARGVHHNKATVAVARELSCFIWGMMNNRIN